In the Clostridium gelidum genome, ATACTACCTGATGACCGATAGTGAAGAAGTACCGTGAGGGAAAGGTGAAAAGAACCCCGGGAGGGGAGTGAAATAGAACCTGAAACCATATGCCTACAACCGATCATAGCACCTTATGTGTGTGATGATGTGCTTTTTGTAGAACGAGCCAACGAGTTACGGTATGTAGCGAGGTTAAGTACTTAAGGTACGGAGCCGAAGGGAAACCAAGTCTTAATAGGGCGACTAGTTGCATGCTGTAGACCCGAAACCGGGTGACCTATCCATGGCCAGGTTGAAGCGAGGGTAAAACCTCGTGGAGGACCGAACCACGTTGCTGTTGAAAAAGCATGGGATGAGCTGTGGATAGCGGAGAAATTCCAATCGAACTCGGATATAGCTGGTTCTCCTCGAAATAGCTTTAGGGCTAGCGTCGGAAAATGTGAGTAGTGGAGGTAGAGCACTGAATAGGCTAGGGGGCATAGCGCTTACCGAACCTTATCAAACTCCGAATGCCATATACTATCAGTCCGGCAGTCAGACTGTGAAAGATAAGTTCCATGGTCAAAAGGGAAACAGCCCAGATCGTCAGCTAAGGTCCCAAAGTGTAAGTTAAGTGGAAAAGGATGTGGGATTTCTAAGACAACTAGGATGTTGGCTTAGAAGCAGCCACTCATTAAAAGAGTGCGTAATAGCTCACTAGTCAAGAGATCCTGCGCCGAAAATGTCCGGGGCTCAAACTTACCACCGAAGCTACGGGTTTACAATTTATTGTAAGCGGTAGAGGAGCGTCGTAATCGGGCTGAAGTCGTACCGTAAGGAGCGGTGGACTGATTACGAGTGAGAATGTTGGCATTAGTAGCGAGATGTAAGTGAGAATCTTACAGGCCGAATATCTAAGGTTTCCTGAGTAAAGTTTGTCTTCTCAGGGTTAGTCGGGACCTAAGGCGAGGCCGAAAGGCGTAGTCGATGGACAATTGGTTGATATTCCAATACCACTATTATCGTTATTATCGATGGTGTGACGGAGAAGGATAGGATGTGCTAGCTATTGGATGCTAGTCTAAGCGTTTAGGGAGTTGGGATTGGCAAATCCGTTCCAACAATTCTGAGGCGTGATGGGGAAGGTTCTACGGAACCGAAGTATCTGATTCCATGCTTCCAAGAAAAGCATCTAGAAAGAGAAGTAGTGCCCGTACCGCAAACCGACACAGGTAGATGAGGAGAGAATCCTAAGGCCGACGGAAGAATTGCAGTTAAGGAACTAGGCAAATTGACCCCGTAACTTCGGGAGAAGGGGTGCCTGAGAAATCAGGCCGCAGAGAATAGGCACAAGCAACTGTTTAACAAAAACACAGGTCTCTGCTAAAGCGTAAGCTGATGTATAGGGGCTGACGCCTGCCCGGTGCTGGAAGGTTAAGGGGAATGCTTAGCACGTAAGTGCGAAGGTGTGAACTTAAGCCCCAGTAAACGGCGGCCGTAACTATAACGGTCCTAAGGTAGCGAAATTCCTTGTCAGGTAAGTTCTGACCCGCACGAATGGCGTAATGACTTGTGCACTGTCTCAACTGCAAATCCGGCGAAGTTGTAGTGCGAGTGAAGATGCTCGCTACCCGCGATTGGACGGAAAGACCCCGTAGAGCTTTACTGTAGCTTAGCATTGAATTTCGGTATTGTCTGTACAGGATAGGTGGGAGACTGGGAAATCAGAGCGTTAGCTTTGGTGGAGTCGTTGTTGGGATACCACCCTGATAGTATTGAAGTTCTAACTGGATGCCATGAAACTGGTGACAGGACATTGTTAGGTGGGCAGTTTGACTGGGGCGGTCGCCTCCTAAAATGTAACGGAGGCGCCCAAAGGTTCCCTCAGAACGGTCGGAAATCGTTCGTAGAGTGCAAAGGCATAAGGGAGCCTGACTGCGAGACCTACAAGTCGAGCAGGGACGAAAGTCGGGCTTAGTGATCCGGTGGTACCTCGTGGGAGGGCCATCGCTCAACGGATAAAAGCTACCTCGGGGATAACAGGCTGATCTCCCCCAAGAGTTCACATCGACGGGGAGGTTTGGCACCTCGATGTCGGCTCGTCGCATCCTGGGGCTGAAGTAGGTCCCAAGGGTTGGGCTGTTCGCCCATTAAAGCGGCACGCGAGCTGGGTTCAGAACGTCGTGAGACAGTTCGGTCCCTATCCGTCGCGGGCGTAGGAAATTTGAGAGGAGCTGTCCTTAGTACGAGAGGACCGGGATGGACTGACCTATGGTGTACCAGTTGTTTCGCCAGAAGCATAGCTGGGTAGCTAAGTCGGGAATGGATAAACGCTGAAAGCATCTAAGTGTGAAGCCAACCTCAAGATGAGATTTCCCATAGCGTAAGCTAGTAAGACCCCTTGAAGACTACAAGGTTGATAGGTCAGAGGTGTAAGTATGGTAACATATTTAGCTGACTGATACTAATAGGTCGAGGGCTTGACCAATTATTTAATCAAGTTGTAAATATACATTAATTCTATATGCAATTTTGAAAGAACATAGTTTTTTCAAAGGAAAACAAATTCTAACGAATTTGAATAAGTTCGTTCAACCAAATCATAGATTTGGGAACTCACTTAATCTCGTGACGATGGCATAGAGGTAACACTCCTTCCCATTCCGAACAGGACAGTTAAGGTCTATAGCGCCGATGGTACTGCACGGGTGACTGTGTGGCAGAGTAGGACGTTGCGAGGTAAATAAAAAAGATAGTTATTATAACTATCTTTTTTTGTTGTATAAAGAAATTACTTGCTAAGGCGGTATTTTTTATTTAGAAAATATAGCATAAATTGTATTGTCTCATTAGATAAATTATTTTACTAAACATTAATAAAGATAATATATTTTTAAATATATTATATAATAATGGAAATGCCTCATTCATTTAAATTTTATGAATATAATAAAGTATATTTGTAATTTATTGCTAAATAAGAGGGGTGTAACTTAATATTGAAGTTAAATAAAGAGTATTCTAGTAACGCTGATAAAATTTTTGTTAATGGAGTCATATATAGTATTGATGATAAAAACAGTGTTTATGAATCAATGGCTATTAAGGATGGACGTATATTGGCTTTAGGATGTAATGAAGAAGTAAGAAATTATTCTACTGATAAAACAGAAATAGTTGATTTGAAATTTAGAATAATGTTGCCAGGGTTTATTGATACTCAGTGTCACATACCAGAAAGAATAATGATGAAAAAGGATGCATTGTCTTTATTTGAGGCTGGTAATCCTTCCCAATACTTAACTTCAATTCAAAGCTACGTTGATGCTCATCCAGAAGAAAAGATAATTTATGGAGTAGGTTGGAAAAGCTCTGATTTTGAAGGAAAAGAAAATGATCCAAATAGATATATAGAAGTATTTAAAGGTCCAAATAAAAAGTGGCTTGAAAAGATAATAACTGATAAACCAATAGTATTAAAGGATTGTAATAATCATACCTTATGGTTAAATAAAGAAGCATTTGAGTATTTCAAAATAACTAAAAATACAAAACCTCCAGTTGGAGGCAAAATAGAATTAGATGAACAAGGAGAATTATGGGGTACATTAAAAGAAAATGCTATAAGATTGGTTAATATAGATAATGCTAAGAATTACAAAGATAATGAATACTTAAGTAGATTTATAAAATATCAGAATATTTTACATTCATATGGAATAACAACAATAAGTTTAATTGATGAGGAAGAATTAGAAATAACATTGGAACTTTATAGAAGGCTGGAAATAACTAATAAACTTAAGCTCAAAATAATCTATGGGTTTACCATTATGCCATATAGTGTATGTAAAAAAACTATATGTGAACAGATACATCAATTAAAAAGAAACAGAATAATGTATAAAACAGACCTATTCGATGTATCAATAGCAAAGTTTTTAGCAGATGGTATTATAGAAATGGAAACAGCGTATTTGTTTAAACCTTATGAAAGCATAGGTGAAAAATACACTGAAACTAATGGCATTTTTAAGTGGGATATAGTTGAATTTAAAGAGGCAATAACCATGGCAAATAGACTGGATTTTAATGTATTTATTCATGCAGTTGGAGATTTTGCTTGTAAATTAGCAATTGATGCAATAGACGATTCTGCTAATAATATGAAACATAGCTATAGAAATTCATTAATTCATATTGATTTGATAACTAAATATTATATAAGAAGAATGAAACTTTTAAATATAAATGCTATAATACAACCATTTTGGTTTTATAAGAATGTAAACTCAAGTAAAAATGAAGTACTAGTAATAGGAAAACAAAGAGCACACAGAGAATACCCAGTTAAATCATTAATTGATCAAGGAATTGTTACAGCAGGAGCTTCAGACCATGGAGTTA is a window encoding:
- a CDS encoding amidohydrolase, translated to MKLNKEYSSNADKIFVNGVIYSIDDKNSVYESMAIKDGRILALGCNEEVRNYSTDKTEIVDLKFRIMLPGFIDTQCHIPERIMMKKDALSLFEAGNPSQYLTSIQSYVDAHPEEKIIYGVGWKSSDFEGKENDPNRYIEVFKGPNKKWLEKIITDKPIVLKDCNNHTLWLNKEAFEYFKITKNTKPPVGGKIELDEQGELWGTLKENAIRLVNIDNAKNYKDNEYLSRFIKYQNILHSYGITTISLIDEEELEITLELYRRLEITNKLKLKIIYGFTIMPYSVCKKTICEQIHQLKRNRIMYKTDLFDVSIAKFLADGIIEMETAYLFKPYESIGEKYTETNGIFKWDIVEFKEAITMANRLDFNVFIHAVGDFACKLAIDAIDDSANNMKHSYRNSLIHIDLITKYYIRRMKLLNINAIIQPFWFYKNVNSSKNEVLVIGKQRAHREYPVKSLIDQGIVTAGASDHGVTEESSPLNAIECAIIRNLYDFIPSRYPEKVDLNDTRYRLNPSERISVIEAIKVFTINAAYVLGKEKEIGSLEIGKKADFIVLDKNIFTTEPLDIHDINVVQTYFNGDLVYLNE